A window of Pseudomonas alcaliphila JAB1 genomic DNA:
TAGACTGTGGGCATGAACTATTGTCTTGGCAAGACTCTGGAAGTTTTTAATATCATCGGATGAGGAACTATCTGGCTCGAAGGACTTCACTCCCGAATGAATCTTGCGGAGCACCTCATGCAGCAATACATCCATAGCCATTTCGCCTACTCCTGCTGTGCCACCAACTAAAATTCACTCACCGGAACGACAAACAGCAGCCAGAGGAATCCGAATCCTGCTCGACGGTCAAACTATCCCGAGGCAAGCCTTAATGGTATCGATGCGCGAAATAAAAGACGCACCGGCAAATATCAGCAATGCCGCCAGAGCCAGCCATGCAGTCAACGGAACCTTATCCCTGACCAACGAAAAATGCTTCTGCTCATTAACCCAATCAATCTGGTATTGCCAAAAGAACTTGTAATGCGCATACCAGTCGCTGAAAAGAATTTGCTTACTAATAGACGCATTATAGTAGCGCGACTCTAAGCCAGAAAGCTCACCCTGGTATGCAGTAAAGTCCGCATCAGCCGGAAGTGACTGCACCTTCCGATAGAGGCCTCTCAGGCCGTTATATATCTGTGTGAGTTCTACGGCAGACTTTTCATATTCGGACTTTTTGGAGTCATATACAGAGATATAGATGCCAATAATCCCAATCACAGCCATAGTTGCGGATATATTTTTCGCAGAAAGCGAGTCATATACCAAGGCAAAAATACCTACGGCTGTTCCCAAGAAGCCAATGAAGCCCGGTATTTTCTCCACGATGTCATAGGTGGCCCAGTGCTTTCGACCACCAAAGCCCACGTTGTAGCCTGTCTCAGCAATGTTCTTGAGTAGTGCGACCTGGCTCATGTGTTCTCACTAATCGGCACTGGAATTGGGCTGCGGGCTACAACCACCCCATCCTTGATGATATAGCACTCGACCATGTGCTCACCTTTGAAGTTCGTGGCCTCTTGGATGGACTCATACCCTGAATCGCTCACAATGTTGCCGCGAATACAGTCGCGCCTTTCAGCCTCATCCCCGGTATTCAGCACTTTCCACTTCATACTGTAGGGTCTAGGAACACCGTTATGGGTAACCCTGAATTTGAGGGTTTTGCGTGCACGTAACGGTAGGCCAAGCTGAATCAGCTCACTGAGCAGACGCTCCCTGAAGCCGTCCTGCTCAACATCGCAATCGACCGACAGAGGGAAGCGAATATCAACAGGATACAGATCCTCGATGAACTGCTCTGTATTCCTGAAGCTGTAGGCAGAACCCAAAGACTCCATGGCGCTGCGCGTGGTTGTACGGGTTGAAGGAAAGCTGCGCCCAAAAATCTTCTTCCAGCGGTCGCCCTCATACTCCTCTCCCTGCGCCTCGATGGCTTTAACGCAGAGTTCATAGGCACGCTTGGCAGGCTTTTGGAATTTCTGTTTGACCTTCACATGCTGACGGCTACCTAGGGCTGCGTACCGGTCTTGCTGGGGAAGGTTCTTGGCGTACTCGAAGAAATCCCTAACCATGCAGTCGTATGAGCCGAAGCTTGCATTGGCATAAGCATCAGTCGACGTGAGGAAATTATGCGCCAGGGTATCGATCAGCAGACCGCCGATACCAATGCCATGCTTGTTCTTCCATGCACGAAGCATTTTGCACAGTCTCCGCAGGTTCCCATTTTGGTCATCATCAACCGTCTTGGTAGCTTCGATTTCATCCTTGGGCTTGGTGATTTTCCAAGCGCCACCCTTATAGGTGTCGGGGTATACGAAGCTGCCGTCGCCCTGCCTGAAGACCGGCTGAACCTCGACGTTGAAATTCTGAAACGTGACACATACCACCAGGCGATCCACGGTGATCTTGGTGGCGGGATAGCGCTTTAGAATTGCATCGCGGGCGTCTGACAACAGCGCTGACTGCCCCCCATCCTTGTTGTAGGTCTCCCACGCGCTGCCGGGCATGATGTAGAGCATGTCCAGGTCTGAAACGCCTTCGATAGCTGTCCAGCGCCCATAAGAGCCAACCTGAAGGTTGTTGCTTGTTGAATCAAAATCTCGGAAATACTTATTCAGTGACCGGGTTATCTCTGTATATCGGTCTTCAATGGTTGCGTGGTTAGTGATGCGCAGATTGCCCAAGAACTCTCTGAAAATCGTTGAAGTCGACATCGTGATCCCTTACACGTGATATTCCCAAGCAGCCTGCCTCAGAGCTTTCCGCATGGTAGCCGAAGGCGATTGCGGGTATCTATCGCTGCGGCAAACACCGCTAAGTCGGCCAGGCTAACCCAGCACTAGATGTAGCTTTGGCATAGCGCAGCGCTCGGTAGATACGGAAGGTCAAACAGGTATAGGGATTGGCGAATTGTGCGCAGCTTCAGATATTCGCTTTTAGCCGCTGGGTGACGCTGGAGGTGTGCTGCTTCTGGCTAACAGCGGACATCCGCAACAAGACGTTGTTCTGCGTCCGCAATCGATGTCACGCGACCAACCCGGAGCGGGTTCAGCCATTGAGCGGTTCGTTAGCCCCGGCACGATCAGGGCAAAGAAACGCTGGCACAGCCCGGACATAGACCAGTTCAGCAACCAGCTCGACAAGGGTCTGGGTGATCACCGCAGCGGCGGCGAGCCCCCGCAGCTCTTCAGGCAGCGCTAATGCAAGGGGCAGCACCACCAGTGAATTGCGCGTCGAGCTGCTGAAGGTCACAGCCCTTGCTGACTTCACAGACAGCTTGAACGCTTTGGAGACCAGTGCACCGATTACAGGAGCCAAGAAAGCAAAGGCGATGTAGACCGGCAGAACGGGAGCAAGCCTGTCGATCTCATTCACTACGGGAGCAATCTGCGAGCCGACCACGGCTATGAGCACCGCCGCCATGGCCGGCACAGGTAACCAGGCCCAGGCATCAGTCCATGTCTTCACCGCTGCGGAGCGCTTTACCAATGCTTCTGTCAGCAGTGCCAGGATCAGCGGGGCCATGATGAGTGCCAGAAAGGCTTCGACAAAGGGGCCTATCGACACGACCACCCCCGAAGTATCACTCAGCATAAGCCCCAGGTAGAGGGGTAAAAGAGCAAGCTGAAGTAACAGCAAAATCGGCGTCGCCGAAAGGATCAGGCGTGAGTCACCCCGGCCAATGTGGGTGAACACAACCACGTAATCGATGCAGGGCGTCAGTAACACCAATAGCACGCCAATCAGGATGGCGGGATGTCCATCCAAGAAGCGGGTCAGCCCCCAAACCAGGAGAGGAATCAAAACAAAATTGGCGACTAGGAGCGCAGCCATGAAGGGCTTGTTGCGCATGCCATCTTTAAGGTTCAGGAACGGAATCTGAAGAAACATCGCATACATCAGAACAGCGATGGTGGGCGTGACCAAGACCGACAATCCCTGGGCGGTGTTCGGAGCCAGCAAGCCGCCAATCGCCGCGACAATCACTGCTACGAAGTAGATCGGTACTTGGTTCTGCTCTAGTGCATCTCTTGTCATGGTTCACTCAAAGTCATGGTTTGCTCTCCGCGTTAGGGAGGACAAGGATGGTTAGCTAGGGATAAGGCAAGCGGCGCTAACGGCCAATGGTCATTCATCAATGGTTGCTTCAGGCCTGTACTTGCAGGTCAAAAAGGGCAAGGTCGACCCAAACTGGGCACCCTGAAAATTCGATCATTGGCCAAAAACGGAAGCACTGATTTTTCCAGCATGCATCCTAGCCCGCCCCACCTAAGCCGCACAGGTATCGCCATGGTGCTTGTGCCTACTCCCCGAGAATGGTCTCATTGCGGAGCAATTCGTACGGCGACCGTATCTTCATACCCATGAGGGTCGGATCAAATACCTCTTACCACTATACATATCGACATCATCCCGATGCCCAGGCGTAAGGTCACAATCCAAGTAGTGCTTACACTGAGCATGGCATTGCTGCTGGTCATGGGCTGGCATATGTCTTCCCTGTTGGTTGGTGCAGAGCCGCAAGCGGGATTCAAGAGCGAGTCAACGCACAGCAGCTTGCTGACAGAGGCAGCCCCCTCTTGCGTCTTTTGTGCAGGTCACCGGCACTCGCCGATGACTGCCGACCATGTGCACGAGACCCCTTACCTTGGGCCGCTGCTTATCCTGCCAGCCCAGGCAGAAA
This region includes:
- a CDS encoding nucleotidyltransferase, whose protein sequence is MSTSTIFREFLGNLRITNHATIEDRYTEITRSLNKYFRDFDSTSNNLQVGSYGRWTAIEGVSDLDMLYIMPGSAWETYNKDGGQSALLSDARDAILKRYPATKITVDRLVVCVTFQNFNVEVQPVFRQGDGSFVYPDTYKGGAWKITKPKDEIEATKTVDDDQNGNLRRLCKMLRAWKNKHGIGIGGLLIDTLAHNFLTSTDAYANASFGSYDCMVRDFFEYAKNLPQQDRYAALGSRQHVKVKQKFQKPAKRAYELCVKAIEAQGEEYEGDRWKKIFGRSFPSTRTTTRSAMESLGSAYSFRNTEQFIEDLYPVDIRFPLSVDCDVEQDGFRERLLSELIQLGLPLRARKTLKFRVTHNGVPRPYSMKWKVLNTGDEAERRDCIRGNIVSDSGYESIQEATNFKGEHMVECYIIKDGVVVARSPIPVPISENT
- a CDS encoding arsenic resistance protein; protein product: MTRDALEQNQVPIYFVAVIVAAIGGLLAPNTAQGLSVLVTPTIAVLMYAMFLQIPFLNLKDGMRNKPFMAALLVANFVLIPLLVWGLTRFLDGHPAILIGVLLVLLTPCIDYVVVFTHIGRGDSRLILSATPILLLLQLALLPLYLGLMLSDTSGVVVSIGPFVEAFLALIMAPLILALLTEALVKRSAAVKTWTDAWAWLPVPAMAAVLIAVVGSQIAPVVNEIDRLAPVLPVYIAFAFLAPVIGALVSKAFKLSVKSARAVTFSSSTRNSLVVLPLALALPEELRGLAAAAVITQTLVELVAELVYVRAVPAFLCPDRAGANEPLNG
- a CDS encoding SLATT domain-containing protein, which codes for MSQVALLKNIAETGYNVGFGGRKHWATYDIVEKIPGFIGFLGTAVGIFALVYDSLSAKNISATMAVIGIIGIYISVYDSKKSEYEKSAVELTQIYNGLRGLYRKVQSLPADADFTAYQGELSGLESRYYNASISKQILFSDWYAHYKFFWQYQIDWVNEQKHFSLVRDKVPLTAWLALAALLIFAGASFISRIDTIKACLGIV